The following are encoded in a window of Actinomycetota bacterium genomic DNA:
- a CDS encoding DUF2090 domain-containing protein, with translation MPLGYDRTIYIMAFDHRGSFQKLFGVTGPPTAEDTARIADGKLLIFEGLQQAIADGAAVETAGVLTDEQYGADVARKAKADGFPFAMPVEKTGQDEFDFEYGDAFGDHIEEFDPTFAKVLVRSNPEWDPEMNQRQFARLKRLGDWLADHGRRFLFELLVPATPAQLAAVGGDANRYDTEVRPGLMLRIIEEIQEAGIDPDVWKIEGLESRETCGQVSELVRRDGRDTVGCVVLGRGADDAKVETWLRAGAGVPGYLGFAIGRSIFNESVKGVASGTMDRSAGAALIARKYRHFVDVYEGRA, from the coding sequence ATGCCACTCGGCTACGACCGCACGATCTACATCATGGCCTTCGACCACCGGGGGTCCTTCCAGAAGCTCTTCGGCGTAACCGGGCCGCCGACCGCTGAGGACACCGCGCGGATCGCCGACGGCAAGCTGCTGATCTTCGAGGGCCTGCAGCAGGCCATCGCCGACGGCGCCGCCGTGGAGACCGCCGGGGTGCTCACCGACGAGCAGTACGGCGCCGACGTCGCCCGCAAGGCGAAGGCGGACGGGTTCCCCTTCGCCATGCCGGTGGAGAAGACCGGCCAGGACGAGTTCGACTTCGAGTACGGCGACGCCTTCGGGGACCACATCGAGGAGTTCGACCCCACCTTCGCCAAGGTGCTGGTGCGCTCCAACCCGGAGTGGGACCCCGAGATGAACCAGCGCCAGTTCGCCCGCCTCAAGCGCCTCGGCGACTGGCTGGCCGACCACGGCCGGCGGTTCCTCTTCGAGCTGCTGGTGCCGGCGACGCCTGCGCAACTCGCCGCCGTGGGCGGCGACGCCAACCGCTACGACACCGAGGTCCGCCCCGGGCTGATGCTGCGCATCATCGAGGAGATCCAGGAGGCCGGCATCGACCCCGACGTCTGGAAGATCGAGGGCCTGGAGTCCCGGGAGACCTGCGGGCAGGTCTCCGAACTGGTCCGCCGGGACGGCCGGGACACCGTGGGCTGCGTGGTGCTGGGCCGGGGGGCGGACGACGCCAAGGTGGAGACCTGGTTGCGGGCCGGGGCCGGCGTGCCGGGCTACCTCGGCTTCGCCATCGGGCGGTCGATCTTCAACGAGTCCGTGAAGGGCGTGGCGAGCGGGACGATGGACCGCTCAGCGGGCGCCGCGCTGATCGCACGCAAGTACCGCCACTTCGTCGACGTCTACGAGGGCCGGGCCTAG
- a CDS encoding ABC-F family ATP-binding cassette domain-containing protein, whose amino-acid sequence MITVTNLWKAFGPRDLFTGAALHVGPRDRVALVGPNGSGKTTLFDMLAGEQAPDRGEIQVIKRAVIGYLRQEADPLPGRSLLDEVLTAAGDVTETGRRLAVLEEELVGSEEGPERDRLIAEHAELHERFTGLDGYSVEFEARSILAGVGFAGADLAMPADALSGGQLMRAALAKLLLAAPDLLLLDEPTNHLDIEAVEWLERFIRTYHGAVFLVSHDREFINQVATRVVEIDGGKLVAYKGDYEAYVAQRALATEQAEAAERARARSDAEAQEFIDRFRAKATKARQVQSRIKAQERARAEGGPRVPEVRPRAMGLAFPTPPRAGRVVVELHGVSFGYGATPLYAGLDLAVERGQKIALVGPNGAGKTTMLKLLAGVLVPQEGQRTLGHNVALAYFAQHQDETLTMTNRVLDEIAAAIPAGAAIRPGDLLGRFRFSAEDLRKPISVLSGGERTRLAIAKLLVTPLNVLVLDEPTNHLDIASRDVLEQALLAYQGALVLVTHDRHLIRSVATRVVEVRAGRVTSYAGDYDFYLSQRDAQAGAPPAGRAGKASAQTNAKPENGQAAADRRRAGAQARSALRALQQSVSRIEAQLEAESARLNELTARLADPAVYASGADVAGLVDDYEARAKRVKDLEAAWEEAAGLLEEQAAAR is encoded by the coding sequence ATGATCACGGTGACCAATCTGTGGAAGGCGTTCGGCCCCCGGGACCTGTTCACCGGCGCCGCCCTGCACGTCGGGCCGCGGGACCGGGTGGCCCTGGTGGGCCCGAACGGATCGGGCAAGACCACGCTCTTCGACATGCTGGCCGGCGAGCAGGCCCCGGACCGGGGGGAGATCCAGGTCATCAAGCGGGCGGTGATCGGGTACCTCCGCCAGGAGGCCGACCCGCTGCCCGGCCGCAGCCTGCTGGACGAGGTGCTGACCGCCGCCGGCGACGTCACCGAGACCGGCCGCCGGCTGGCCGTCCTGGAGGAGGAGCTGGTCGGCTCCGAGGAGGGACCCGAGCGCGACCGGCTCATCGCCGAGCACGCCGAGCTCCACGAGCGCTTCACCGGCCTGGACGGCTATTCGGTGGAGTTCGAGGCCCGCTCGATCCTCGCCGGGGTCGGGTTCGCCGGGGCCGATCTGGCGATGCCGGCCGACGCCCTGTCCGGTGGGCAGCTGATGCGTGCCGCCCTCGCCAAGCTGCTCCTGGCCGCCCCGGATCTCCTGTTGCTGGACGAGCCCACCAACCACCTCGACATCGAAGCGGTCGAGTGGCTGGAGCGCTTCATCCGGACCTACCACGGGGCCGTCTTCCTGGTGTCGCACGACCGGGAGTTCATCAACCAGGTCGCCACCCGGGTGGTGGAGATCGACGGCGGGAAGCTGGTGGCCTACAAGGGCGACTACGAGGCCTACGTGGCCCAGCGGGCGCTGGCGACCGAGCAGGCCGAGGCCGCCGAGCGCGCCCGGGCACGCTCGGATGCCGAGGCGCAGGAGTTCATCGACCGCTTCCGGGCCAAGGCGACCAAGGCCCGCCAGGTGCAGAGCCGCATCAAGGCCCAGGAGCGGGCCCGGGCCGAAGGGGGTCCCCGGGTGCCCGAGGTGCGCCCCCGGGCGATGGGGCTCGCCTTCCCGACGCCGCCCCGGGCCGGCCGGGTGGTGGTCGAGCTGCACGGCGTGTCGTTCGGCTACGGGGCGACGCCGCTGTACGCCGGGCTGGACCTCGCGGTCGAGCGGGGCCAGAAGATCGCCCTGGTGGGGCCCAACGGGGCAGGCAAGACCACGATGCTGAAGCTGCTCGCCGGCGTCCTGGTTCCGCAGGAGGGGCAGCGCACGCTGGGCCACAACGTGGCGCTGGCCTACTTCGCCCAGCACCAGGATGAGACCCTCACTATGACCAACCGGGTCCTGGATGAGATCGCCGCGGCCATCCCCGCCGGAGCGGCGATCCGGCCCGGCGACCTGCTGGGCCGCTTCCGGTTCAGCGCCGAGGATCTGCGCAAGCCGATCAGCGTGCTGTCCGGGGGCGAGCGCACCCGGCTGGCGATCGCCAAGCTCCTGGTGACACCGCTGAACGTGCTGGTCCTCGACGAGCCCACCAACCACCTCGACATCGCCAGCCGGGATGTCCTGGAGCAGGCCCTGCTGGCCTACCAGGGGGCACTGGTCCTGGTCACCCACGACCGCCACCTGATTCGCAGCGTCGCCACCCGGGTGGTCGAGGTGCGGGCGGGCCGGGTCACCTCCTACGCCGGCGACTATGACTTCTACCTCTCGCAGCGTGACGCCCAGGCGGGCGCCCCGCCGGCGGGCAGGGCCGGCAAGGCCTCGGCCCAGACCAACGCGAAGCCCGAGAACGGCCAGGCCGCCGCCGACCGGCGCCGGGCGGGGGCCCAGGCCCGGTCAGCCCTCCGGGCCCTGCAGCAATCGGTCAGCCGCATCGAGGCCCAGCTGGAGGCGGAATCGGCCCGGCTGAACGAGCTGACCGCCCGCCTGGCGGATCCCGCGGTCTACGCTTCCGGGGCCGATGTCGCCGGCCTGGTGGACGACTACGAGGCCCGGGCCAAGCGGGTGAAGGACCTGGAGGCCGCCTGGGAGGAAGCCGCCGGGCTCCTGGAGGAACAGGCCGCGGCGCGCTGA
- a CDS encoding phosphotransferase produces the protein MPEWTPEIDVDADLARRLVGTQFPEVDTTSLEAFGEGWDNVLWLTGGGTLFRFPRREMAAPGVARELAVLPVLAGRLPLAVPAVERAGKPDEAAGYPWPFFGGPPIPGRESGEAALTDDQRAGIARPLGEFLHALHAPATAEAVQAVYDLPVDPNRRADMGERIRRTRMAWGDLQRLGLWSPSGAIIDVIEGARMLRYPTTTAVVHGDLHFRHLLIEGGRLSGVIDWGDTCLACPAIDLPLYWSFFPPSARAEFLQAYGPVSDQDLVRARVLALWMNAVLALYGHQTGKEAVVREAVGGLRRASVD, from the coding sequence GTGCCCGAGTGGACCCCCGAGATCGACGTCGACGCCGACCTGGCCCGGCGCCTGGTCGGCACCCAGTTCCCCGAGGTCGACACGACCTCGCTGGAGGCCTTCGGCGAGGGCTGGGACAACGTCCTGTGGCTGACCGGCGGCGGCACCCTGTTCCGCTTCCCGCGCCGGGAGATGGCGGCTCCGGGCGTGGCCCGGGAGCTCGCGGTCCTGCCGGTCCTGGCCGGGCGCCTGCCGCTGGCCGTCCCGGCAGTCGAGCGGGCAGGCAAGCCCGACGAGGCCGCCGGCTACCCCTGGCCCTTCTTCGGTGGCCCGCCGATCCCGGGCCGGGAGTCGGGCGAGGCGGCCCTGACCGACGACCAGCGAGCGGGCATCGCCCGGCCCCTCGGTGAGTTCCTCCACGCCCTCCACGCGCCGGCGACCGCCGAGGCGGTCCAAGCCGTCTATGACCTCCCCGTGGACCCGAACCGGCGGGCCGACATGGGCGAGCGCATCCGCCGCACCCGCATGGCCTGGGGCGACCTCCAGCGCCTGGGTCTCTGGTCGCCGAGCGGCGCCATCATCGACGTCATCGAAGGCGCCCGCATGCTGCGCTACCCAACCACCACAGCGGTGGTCCACGGCGACCTGCATTTCCGCCACCTGTTGATCGAGGGCGGGCGTCTCAGCGGGGTCATCGACTGGGGCGATACCTGCCTCGCCTGCCCCGCCATCGACCTGCCGCTCTACTGGAGCTTTTTCCCGCCCTCGGCACGCGCCGAGTTCCTGCAGGCCTACGGCCCGGTCAGCGACCAGGACCTGGTCCGGGCACGGGTCCTCGCCCTCTGGATGAACGCCGTCCTGGCCCTGTACGGGCACCAGACCGGCAAGGAGGCGGTCGTGCGGGAGGCCGTGGGGGGCCTGCGCCGCGCCAGCGTGGACTGA